A window of Deinococcus betulae contains these coding sequences:
- a CDS encoding DNA cytosine methyltransferase, producing the protein MKKTPKTPSARETLFSYLLGGDDIAGKKIVDLFAGGGGVSCGIEMALGRSPDVAINHDPEAIAMHQHNHPLTRHYQSDVFEVDPHEATGDAEVALLWLSADCKHHSTAKGGAPLDQNLRSLAWVGCKWAGKKKPDVIVLENVPAFQSWGRLIARRAHLGPDGKKLSQVPWPNKPKRRGKACRRFKRGQPAQRPPRGPIVYQPDGRMQLHADKRSRYAGKTFRAFVKHLQGLGYVVDYRELVAADYGVPTIRKRFFLVARRDGKPICWPEQTHAAPNDPRVLSGQLQPWRTAAEIIDWTIPTISIFPGPGGRPRPLKPKTLRRIALGVEKYTLGQRAPFLVMLAHGGHDSRQRGVNQPTWTVTGAHDGTSLVQPYVVPLTADNPPMPADEPLATVTSGNRLYLAAPHLTKFREGSVGTAATAPLDTVTAGGQPARPGTGNVHGVVAAHLAHYHGEKDTPATRGQELDVPLATVPASNCHSLVSVSLMRNNDGGLDPRYASYAADVPVKTVMASGGPQSLVSAALVQYNGTADAKPLDEPLPTTCTVDRFGLMAASVLRIDNQGWCERAVVPADEPLRTVTTKNGHALMTAQVLRQYGSSDARPVTAPVGSLTAGATKDGLITTHLLPAFTPEVEGMAQRVYAFLMEYAPQALAHVPAEDRARQLVTLVVNGERFVIWDIGMRMLVPRELYRSHAFPEEYVIDFSVKGRPLANDAQVRMCGDSVPPKLVAAVIGAQFGQAMPQAAD; encoded by the coding sequence ATGAAGAAGACACCGAAAACGCCCAGCGCCCGCGAGACCCTCTTTTCCTACCTGCTGGGCGGCGACGACATCGCCGGCAAGAAGATCGTGGACCTGTTCGCCGGTGGCGGCGGCGTGTCGTGCGGCATCGAAATGGCCCTGGGCCGCAGCCCCGACGTGGCCATCAACCACGACCCCGAAGCCATCGCCATGCACCAGCACAACCACCCCCTCACCCGCCATTACCAGAGCGACGTGTTCGAGGTGGACCCCCACGAGGCCACGGGTGACGCCGAAGTCGCCCTCCTGTGGCTGTCGGCGGATTGCAAGCACCACAGCACCGCCAAAGGCGGCGCGCCCCTCGATCAGAACCTCCGCAGCCTGGCCTGGGTGGGTTGCAAGTGGGCGGGCAAGAAGAAGCCGGACGTCATCGTGCTGGAGAACGTCCCCGCCTTCCAGTCCTGGGGCCGCCTGATCGCCCGCCGCGCCCACCTCGGCCCGGACGGCAAGAAGCTCTCGCAAGTCCCCTGGCCGAACAAGCCCAAGCGGCGCGGGAAGGCCTGCCGCCGCTTCAAACGGGGCCAGCCCGCCCAGCGCCCCCCACGCGGCCCCATCGTGTACCAGCCGGACGGCCGCATGCAGCTGCACGCGGACAAGCGCTCCCGGTACGCCGGGAAGACCTTCCGGGCGTTCGTCAAGCACCTGCAGGGCCTAGGCTACGTCGTGGATTACCGCGAGTTGGTTGCGGCTGACTACGGGGTGCCCACAATCCGCAAGCGGTTCTTTCTGGTGGCCCGCCGCGACGGGAAGCCGATCTGCTGGCCCGAGCAGACCCACGCGGCCCCGAACGATCCCCGCGTGCTGTCTGGCCAGCTCCAACCCTGGCGCACGGCCGCCGAGATTATCGACTGGACCATTCCCACCATCAGCATCTTCCCTGGGCCTGGCGGGCGCCCCCGGCCGCTCAAGCCCAAGACGCTGCGGCGCATTGCGCTAGGCGTCGAGAAGTACACCCTCGGGCAGCGCGCCCCGTTTCTGGTGATGCTGGCCCACGGCGGCCACGATTCCCGGCAGCGAGGCGTAAACCAGCCCACCTGGACCGTGACGGGCGCCCACGATGGCACCAGCCTGGTGCAGCCCTACGTGGTGCCCCTGACGGCGGATAACCCCCCGATGCCCGCCGATGAGCCCTTGGCCACCGTGACAAGCGGGAACCGTCTGTACCTCGCGGCGCCGCACCTGACCAAGTTCCGTGAAGGCAGCGTCGGCACAGCGGCTACCGCACCGCTGGACACGGTGACGGCTGGGGGGCAGCCGGCCCGCCCAGGAACCGGCAACGTGCATGGGGTGGTCGCCGCGCACCTCGCGCACTACCACGGGGAGAAAGACACGCCAGCCACGCGGGGACAGGAGCTGGACGTACCCCTGGCCACGGTGCCGGCCAGTAACTGTCACAGCCTGGTCAGTGTCTCGCTGATGCGCAACAACGACGGCGGGCTGGACCCGAGATACGCCAGTTATGCGGCCGACGTGCCCGTGAAGACCGTCATGGCCAGCGGTGGCCCGCAGTCGCTCGTGAGTGCAGCGCTGGTGCAGTACAACGGCACAGCAGATGCCAAACCCTTAGACGAGCCCTTGCCGACCACCTGCACGGTGGACCGCTTTGGGCTGATGGCCGCGAGTGTGCTGCGGATTGACAACCAGGGCTGGTGTGAGCGGGCGGTGGTCCCAGCAGACGAGCCGCTGCGCACCGTGACCACCAAGAACGGGCACGCGCTGATGACCGCGCAGGTGCTGCGCCAGTACGGCAGCAGCGACGCCCGGCCGGTCACGGCGCCCGTAGGCAGCCTGACGGCGGGCGCCACCAAAGACGGCCTGATTACGACGCACCTGCTGCCGGCCTTCACGCCGGAGGTGGAGGGCATGGCCCAGCGGGTATACGCCTTCCTGATGGAGTACGCGCCGCAGGCCCTGGCGCACGTGCCCGCAGAGGACCGGGCCCGGCAGCTGGTGACGCTGGTGGTGAACGGGGAGCGGTTCGTGATCTGGGACATCGGCATGCGGATGCTGGTGCCTCGGGAGTTGTACCGCTCGCACGCCTTTCCTGAGGAGTACGTCATTGACTTCAGCGTGAAGGGGAGGCCGCTGGCGAATGACGCGCAGGTGCGGATGTGCGGCGACAGTGTGCCCCCCAAGCTCGTGGCCGCCGTGATTGGCGCTCAGTTTGGGCAGGCCATGCCCCAGGCCGCCGACTAA